The Geobacter sp. AOG2 genome includes a window with the following:
- a CDS encoding PAS domain S-box protein has translation MPFNSSLKAKITLTFTLLGMAILSSIAALTYHYSHAELKKSITAQQAALINTLGQQLDDRLALVHEQLKRFAQLNTEMFDDPRRLQRQINEEDDLRVYFNAGMLVIDQSGKVMAEYPFHPERIGTTIPRDREYFQETLAGKKPYISSPYRDTLSGEPVIAFTVPILSGDGTLRAILVGRQKLWSDKFLGGLADARIGRSGYFVIIDKGRDIVMHPDKKRVYERLKPGSNRGLEMALKGFEGTMENVNSKGVKGLSSYKSLSAAPWILGTFYPINEAYQPLYTAVFYFLLIILCVGVISALVIRYIMKRITAPLIKLTEHVVAIDTKQGQGRLVRIDSRDEIGKLAQVFNAMIQKIDEHQDKIIEEISFIESLVTNSAAPIFVLNREHSIIYWNKALEKLSGYKADDMKGTTRQWEVFYPEKRPTLADVVLDHAQGSLPNLYNNYRPSPLVEGAFQAEGWYHLGSAGRHYLRFNAAPIRNGTGEVVGAVETFEDATDTKRIEERLNDQFRFLQEIIDTIPNPVYYKDRLGRYIGSNRAFEEFIGRPKKNIFGKTICDLIPGEYAEERFRTSLECIRSAVPQTYESFLERADNTLRRIIVTQAPFFDKKGNPTGLVGTFIDITERHALEEEVRKLSLAVEQSPVSIVITDTEGRIEYVNPRFCQVTGYTREEAVGQTHRILKSGETSPERYVELWRTISSGNEWHGEFHNKRKNGELYWEFASISPLFDKEGLITGYLASKEDITERKAVEMALNESEARLNKLVNSAQDAIIMLNPDGSISMWNESAIRIFGYSPQEAIGQDFHRLIAPERYLDQHAQAFKKFLTTGEGAAVGQVLELFGLRKNGDEFPVELAMSSVQINGQWHAIGILRDITARKQAEQSLTESKAELEVKHAELEELFTWVESAKVEWEQTLDSLRDMVILTDPTGKVRRCNRLLYQLANKSHDEIIGIDWPDILTEAGFTFSLLNGTSGEVIHKSSNRFYNLYIYDITSPDADTVTGRVMSLVDTTELRSVTEELRKAYDELQTTQIKVFQQEKLASIGQLAAGVAHEINNPMGFISSNLTTMGKYFERAKEFVAILSAALVETAGDADLAGVNEQRKSLKIDYIFDDSSQLIAESLDGAQRVRKIVQDLKSFSRVDDTEQKRADLKECLESTIGIAWNEIKYVATLTKNYGDIPPVLCYPQQLNQVFMNLLVNAAHAIEGKGEIRVRTWQDGDEACVSVSDTGCGISEENQKHIFEPFFTTKEVGKGTGLGLSISYDIIKKHHGEILVESGIGTGTTFTVRIPINGVQD, from the coding sequence ATGCCATTCAATTCGAGCCTCAAGGCAAAGATAACCCTGACCTTTACCCTCCTGGGAATGGCGATACTTTCCTCCATTGCGGCTTTGACCTACCATTACTCCCATGCTGAACTTAAGAAATCCATCACCGCTCAGCAGGCCGCGTTGATAAACACCCTCGGCCAGCAATTGGATGACCGCTTGGCGCTGGTCCACGAGCAACTCAAGCGTTTTGCACAGCTGAATACGGAGATGTTTGACGACCCCCGCAGACTGCAACGCCAGATCAATGAGGAAGATGACCTGCGCGTCTACTTCAATGCCGGCATGCTCGTCATCGACCAAAGCGGAAAGGTCATGGCCGAGTATCCCTTCCATCCCGAGCGGATCGGGACGACTATTCCCAGGGACCGCGAATATTTTCAGGAAACCCTGGCCGGCAAAAAGCCGTACATCTCTTCCCCATACCGGGATACGCTCTCCGGAGAGCCGGTGATCGCATTTACGGTCCCGATCCTGAGCGGGGACGGCACGTTGCGCGCCATACTGGTCGGCAGGCAAAAGCTGTGGTCCGACAAGTTCCTTGGCGGACTGGCCGACGCCCGCATTGGCAGATCAGGGTACTTTGTCATAATTGACAAGGGCCGCGACATCGTGATGCATCCCGACAAAAAGAGGGTCTACGAAAGGCTTAAACCGGGCAGCAACCGGGGACTCGAAATGGCCCTCAAAGGTTTCGAAGGTACCATGGAGAATGTAAATTCAAAGGGCGTGAAAGGCCTGAGTTCCTACAAAAGTCTCAGTGCCGCCCCCTGGATACTGGGCACCTTTTATCCGATCAACGAAGCCTATCAGCCTCTTTATACGGCAGTGTTCTACTTCCTGCTGATCATCCTGTGTGTCGGAGTCATCTCTGCGCTGGTCATCCGATACATTATGAAGCGCATAACGGCACCGCTTATCAAGCTGACCGAGCATGTTGTCGCCATCGACACAAAGCAGGGCCAAGGCCGCCTAGTCCGTATCGACTCGCGGGACGAGATCGGCAAATTGGCTCAAGTATTCAATGCCATGATTCAAAAGATCGACGAACATCAGGACAAAATAATCGAGGAAATTTCATTCATCGAGAGTCTGGTCACGAATTCGGCCGCGCCGATCTTTGTCCTGAACAGGGAACACAGTATTATTTACTGGAACAAGGCCCTGGAAAAGCTGAGCGGATACAAAGCCGATGATATGAAAGGGACCACGCGGCAGTGGGAGGTTTTCTACCCGGAAAAGCGTCCCACCTTGGCGGATGTGGTTCTGGACCACGCCCAGGGGTCGCTCCCGAATCTTTACAACAATTATCGCCCTTCACCCCTCGTAGAAGGCGCCTTTCAGGCCGAGGGGTGGTACCATTTGGGCAGCGCCGGCCGCCATTATCTCCGCTTCAACGCGGCGCCCATCAGGAACGGCACCGGAGAGGTTGTGGGCGCGGTGGAGACTTTCGAGGACGCTACCGATACCAAACGCATCGAGGAGAGACTCAACGACCAATTCCGTTTCCTGCAAGAGATTATCGATACCATCCCCAACCCGGTCTATTACAAGGATCGCCTTGGGCGCTATATTGGATCAAACCGTGCCTTCGAGGAGTTCATCGGCCGCCCGAAGAAAAATATCTTCGGTAAGACCATATGCGATCTTATTCCGGGCGAATATGCCGAGGAACGCTTCCGGACAAGCCTCGAGTGCATCCGTTCGGCTGTCCCCCAGACCTATGAGTCCTTTCTGGAGCGCGCCGACAACACCCTGCGCAGGATCATCGTGACCCAGGCCCCTTTTTTCGACAAAAAGGGCAACCCGACCGGGTTGGTGGGAACCTTCATCGACATCACGGAACGCCATGCCCTGGAGGAGGAAGTTCGCAAGCTGTCGCTGGCTGTCGAGCAGAGCCCGGTCAGCATCGTGATTACCGACACGGAGGGCCGCATCGAATACGTCAATCCTCGGTTCTGTCAGGTTACTGGTTACACCCGGGAAGAGGCTGTCGGCCAGACACATCGCATTTTGAAATCGGGAGAGACATCACCGGAGCGTTACGTCGAATTATGGCGAACAATATCCTCCGGTAACGAATGGCACGGAGAGTTTCACAATAAGCGTAAGAATGGCGAACTCTATTGGGAGTTTGCCTCAATATCGCCGCTTTTCGACAAGGAGGGCCTGATCACGGGCTACTTGGCGAGCAAGGAGGACATAACCGAGCGCAAGGCGGTGGAGATGGCGCTCAACGAGAGCGAAGCGCGTCTCAACAAGCTCGTCAACTCTGCCCAGGATGCCATTATCATGCTTAACCCCGATGGCTCCATTTCCATGTGGAACGAATCGGCTATTCGCATCTTCGGCTATTCGCCCCAGGAAGCCATAGGCCAGGATTTTCACCGGCTTATCGCGCCGGAACGTTACCTAGACCAGCACGCCCAGGCTTTTAAAAAATTCTTGACGACCGGAGAAGGTGCGGCCGTTGGACAGGTGTTGGAACTCTTCGGCTTGAGAAAGAACGGGGATGAGTTCCCCGTCGAACTTGCGATGTCGAGCGTGCAAATCAATGGACAATGGCATGCGATCGGAATACTCAGGGACATAACGGCGCGTAAACAAGCCGAGCAGTCGCTGACTGAGAGCAAAGCGGAACTGGAAGTCAAGCACGCCGAACTTGAGGAGCTTTTCACGTGGGTCGAGTCAGCCAAGGTGGAATGGGAACAGACCCTTGACAGCCTGCGCGATATGGTGATTTTGACCGACCCGACCGGCAAGGTCCGCCGCTGCAATCGTCTTCTCTACCAGCTTGCCAATAAATCGCACGATGAAATAATCGGTATTGACTGGCCCGATATCCTCACCGAGGCAGGTTTCACATTCTCTCTATTGAATGGAACGAGTGGAGAAGTTATCCATAAATCGTCCAATCGCTTTTACAATCTGTATATTTATGACATCACGTCGCCTGACGCCGATACGGTAACGGGAAGGGTTATGTCACTGGTGGACACGACCGAGCTGCGTTCCGTAACCGAGGAACTCCGGAAGGCCTACGACGAATTGCAGACCACCCAGATAAAGGTTTTCCAACAGGAGAAACTGGCTTCCATTGGGCAATTGGCGGCAGGTGTAGCCCACGAGATCAACAACCCCATGGGTTTCATCTCCAGTAACCTTACGACAATGGGCAAATATTTTGAGCGCGCAAAGGAGTTTGTTGCCATCCTGTCCGCAGCGCTTGTCGAAACTGCGGGCGATGCCGACCTTGCCGGGGTGAATGAGCAACGAAAGAGCCTCAAGATTGATTATATCTTCGACGATTCTTCCCAGTTGATTGCCGAGTCCTTGGACGGCGCCCAGCGGGTCCGCAAGATCGTTCAGGATCTGAAGAGCTTTTCCCGCGTCGATGATACCGAGCAAAAGCGCGCCGACCTCAAAGAGTGTCTCGAGAGTACGATCGGCATCGCCTGGAATGAGATCAAGTATGTGGCCACGCTTACAAAGAACTACGGCGATATTCCACCGGTACTCTGTTATCCCCAGCAA